In Funiculus sociatus GB2-C1, the following are encoded in one genomic region:
- a CDS encoding cytochrome P450 has product MMKLPDGPKTHPLLQLLLWMIDTLGYMEGADQRYGDIFTARLGSKSKPIIYVSNPEAIQQILNGESKQFDNPGNQLFKPILGENSLIVLTGDSHRRHRQLIMPSFHGSRLKAYGELICNITEQVFSQLTPGEAFSARSATENISGQVILNSVFGISKGERLQKLDQLISSVLEFAKYPLASSLFFLPFLRKDLGRWSPWGYVCYLIRQIDELLYAEIQERRQQYDPERTDILNLLMSARDEAGEPMTDEELRDELITLVFGGKDGLASAMAWSLYWVHHLPDVAEKLLQELDSLGPSPDPLSIVRLPYLSAVCKEILRISPVEIQAQPRVVVSPAEFMGYELPPGTVLMPSIYLLHRREDLYPEPQQFKPERFLEKQFSYYEYLPFGGGSRRCIGAAFAEFAIKLVLVTTLSRYQLRLAGNRPVRPVLSGLNLVPSDGVKMVFLGLRANVGFKGEPSLSECA; this is encoded by the coding sequence ATGATGAAATTACCTGATGGTCCTAAGACTCACCCCTTACTACAGTTACTACTGTGGATGATTGACACACTCGGATATATGGAGGGTGCAGATCAACGCTATGGTGATATCTTCACAGCACGGCTCGGCTCAAAATCGAAACCAATAATTTATGTTAGTAATCCAGAGGCAATTCAACAGATATTAAACGGTGAGTCAAAGCAGTTTGATAATCCTGGTAACCAGCTTTTTAAGCCGATTTTAGGGGAAAACTCGCTGATCGTACTCACTGGCGATAGTCACCGTCGTCATCGCCAGCTAATTATGCCTTCATTTCATGGATCGCGCCTGAAAGCCTATGGGGAACTAATCTGTAACATTACTGAGCAAGTGTTTAGCCAGTTAACTCCTGGGGAGGCTTTTTCAGCTCGTTCTGCTACAGAAAATATCTCAGGGCAAGTCATCCTAAACAGCGTGTTTGGCATCAGTAAAGGAGAGCGTTTACAAAAGCTCGATCAACTCATTAGTTCAGTGCTTGAATTTGCTAAGTATCCCTTAGCTTCTAGCCTGTTCTTTTTACCCTTCTTGAGAAAGGATTTAGGTCGATGGAGTCCGTGGGGATATGTTTGTTACCTGATACGGCAAATTGACGAACTCCTATACGCTGAAATTCAGGAACGTCGCCAGCAATATGACCCGGAGCGTACCGACATCCTCAATTTACTCATGTCTGCTCGTGATGAAGCAGGTGAGCCAATGACCGATGAAGAATTACGCGATGAGTTAATTACGCTGGTGTTTGGTGGCAAAGATGGCCTTGCATCGGCAATGGCTTGGTCGTTGTACTGGGTTCATCATCTGCCTGATGTCGCTGAAAAGCTGCTCCAAGAACTCGATTCCCTCGGCCCATCACCAGATCCGTTAAGCATTGTCCGACTGCCCTATCTAAGTGCGGTTTGCAAAGAAATTTTGCGGATCAGTCCAGTTGAGATACAGGCTCAACCACGGGTTGTGGTATCACCGGCTGAGTTCATGGGATATGAGTTGCCACCAGGTACAGTATTGATGCCCTCAATTTATCTCCTTCACCGACGCGAGGATTTATACCCAGAGCCTCAGCAGTTTAAGCCTGAGCGGTTTCTAGAAAAGCAATTCTCTTATTACGAGTATCTGCCCTTTGGTGGCGGTAGTCGTCGCTGTATTGGAGCCGCGTTTGCTGAGTTTGCAATCAAGCTGGTATTGGTAACAACCCTATCACGCTATCAGCTAAGACTGGCTGGGAACCGACCCGTGCGACCCGTTCTCAGTGGTTTAAACCTCGTACCTAGTGATGGCGTGAAGATGGTGTTTTTAGGGTTACGGGCGAACGTCGGTTTCAAAGGGGAACCCTCGCTATCTGAATGTGCCTAA